A segment of the Nitrosospira briensis C-128 genome:
TCCTCTCAATCCACTTGATAACGCTCAAGTGACTTCGCAGCTCGCGCAAATCAGTACGGTCAACGGTATCGAAAAGCTTAACGCCACTATCCAGGCCATGGCGAGCAATATTAACGCGGGGCAATCTCTACAGGCTGCCACCATGATCGGTAAAGACGTGCTCGTGCCCGGGTCCGATCTAAGGTTGTCGGGCGGCGGCGGAATATTCGGCGTGGAACTGGCGCAAGCGGCGGATCAGGTGAAAGTAACGATACACGATGCCTCAGGCCGCGCAATCCGGGTTATGGATCTGGATGCGCTACCGGCGGGTCCCCTGGCACTGGCGTGGGACGGCAAGACCACCGAGGGTGTCCAGGCTGCCGATGGTACGTACAGCTTCAGTATCGCAGCGTCGCGTGGTGACCAGAAGGTCGATGCGCAACCGTTGGCCTTCGGCTCTGTTCAGAGCGTTTCCCAGGGAAATGAAGGTGTGCGGCTGAATGTCGGAACACTTGGAATGGTAGGGTTGACCGACATCAAACAGATTTTTTAAACCGGGCATTATCGAGTATTCCGCCTCATGGATGAGGCGCTATCCAAGGAGTTATCATGAGTTTTCAGCAAGGCTTGAGTGGTTTGAACGCAGCGTCGAAAAATCTCGACGTGATCGGCAACAACGTGGCCAATGCCAATACGGTGGGGTTCAAGCAGTCTCAGGCCCAGTTTGCGGATGTGTTTGCCAATTCACTTTCGGGCGGCAGTAGCGTTCAGTCCGGCATCGGCGTCAAGGTTGCCGCAATCGCGCAACAGTTCAATCAGGGCAGCATTACTGCATCCAGTAATCCGCTCGATGTTGCAATCAACGGCGGCGGCTTTTTTCGCCTAAGCGATCAGGGCACCGTCAGCTATTCGCGCAACGGTCAATTCCATCCGGATAAGGATGGGTTCATCGTTAACAGCAGCGGCCAGCGACTCACCGGATATACGGCGAACGCAGCCGGTGTGGTCAGTACCGCCGCGCCCACCGATCTACAGATCTCGACGGCCGACCTGCCACCCGCGGCAACCACGCTGGTGAGCGCCCTCGTTAACCTGGATTCACGCGAACCGGCACTCAGTTCCGCTGCCTTCAACCTGGCTGATCCGACAACGTACCATGGTTCAACCTTTTTACCGATTCACGACAGCCTGGGCAACCCGAGCACACTGTCGGCCTATTTCCTCAAGACAGGCACCAATAGTTGGGATGTTTTTGCGGCCAATGATGGCACTCTGCTCAATGGTGGCGCATCGGTAGGCGCGTTGAATTTCTTGTCCAACGGCGCGCTCGACCCGCTAAGTTCCAACATATTCAGTGTAGCGGCTCCGGTCGGCACCGGCGCCAATCCTCTGGCCTTTAATCTTGATTTCACCGGCACCACCCAGTTTGGATCCAGCTTCAGTATCAACGCGCTGGAGCAGGACGGTTATACCTCAGGTCGACTCACCGGGTTTGCCGTCGGCGCTGACGGCATAATCCGTGGCAGCTATTCGAGCGGAAAATTCTTAACCCTGGGCCAAGTGGCGTTGGCCAATTTCGCCAATCCCCAGGGTTTGGAACCGCACGGTAATAATACCTGGAAAGAAAGCGCCGCCTCTGGCGCCGCATTGGTGGGCGTGCCCAACACCGGAGGGTTAGGTGTATTGCAATCCGGCGCAGTTGAGGATTCGAACGTGGAGCTTACCTCGGAGCTCGTCAATATGATTACTGCACAGCGCATCTACCAGGCCAATGCCCAGACCATCAAGACACAAGATCAGCTATTACAGACGATAGTGAACCTGAAGTGATGGAAAGCATGAAAACATAAGAAACCGCAACTGCTAGCAGCCTGTCGGGCTTGAAGAATCGCAGCGAAAAGCTGACTGGGTGAGGGTAGATTTTGCGGATTTTGAAGGCCAATAGTTATTCTATTGGTCGAAAAAGCAGCGAAATATGGCCAGACGCTTTTGCAGCCGATTTCCTTTAAACCCCGACAGGCTGCTAGACCTCGATTTCGTATTTAACCGTTGTAAGAACGTGATGCGCGGCGATATCCGCAATCGAGGCATGTTCCAGAGACCGTTCAACCTGTTGCATGAATCTCTCAACCCCGATTTAAAATATCCACTATCACAGGAGTAACCATGGATCGAATGATCTATGTTTCCATGACCGGCGCAAAACATACGCTGGGGCAGCAAGCCGCCATGTCGCACAATCTCGCGAACGCAAACACGACTGGCTACCGTGCCGAGACCAGTGTATTACGGGCCGTGCCGATCCTCGGTAATACGCTGGCAACACGGGCATTCGTGGTGGATTCCAGCGCTGGCGCGGATTTCCGCCCCGGTACCGAGCAGCATACCGGACGTGAACTCGACGTAGCAGTACAGGGATCGGGATGGATCGCCGTGCAACTGGAAGATGGGAGCGAAGCGTACACACGCAATGGCAGCCTGCATATCAGCTCCAACGGGATCTTGCAGACTCGCAACGGCCTGAATATACGGGGCGACGGCGGGCCGATTTCCATTCCACCAAATACTGTCGTCACCATC
Coding sequences within it:
- the flgE gene encoding flagellar hook protein FlgE, encoding MSFQQGLSGLNAASKNLDVIGNNVANANTVGFKQSQAQFADVFANSLSGGSSVQSGIGVKVAAIAQQFNQGSITASSNPLDVAINGGGFFRLSDQGTVSYSRNGQFHPDKDGFIVNSSGQRLTGYTANAAGVVSTAAPTDLQISTADLPPAATTLVSALVNLDSREPALSSAAFNLADPTTYHGSTFLPIHDSLGNPSTLSAYFLKTGTNSWDVFAANDGTLLNGGASVGALNFLSNGALDPLSSNIFSVAAPVGTGANPLAFNLDFTGTTQFGSSFSINALEQDGYTSGRLTGFAVGADGIIRGSYSSGKFLTLGQVALANFANPQGLEPHGNNTWKESAASGAALVGVPNTGGLGVLQSGAVEDSNVELTSELVNMITAQRIYQANAQTIKTQDQLLQTIVNLK
- the flgD gene encoding flagellar hook assembly protein FlgD; its protein translation is MSTIQDTQSASNLFATYGAKNTAKPAAEDPQDRFLKLLVTQMKNQDPLNPLDNAQVTSQLAQISTVNGIEKLNATIQAMASNINAGQSLQAATMIGKDVLVPGSDLRLSGGGGIFGVELAQAADQVKVTIHDASGRAIRVMDLDALPAGPLALAWDGKTTEGVQAADGTYSFSIAASRGDQKVDAQPLAFGSVQSVSQGNEGVRLNVGTLGMVGLTDIKQIF
- a CDS encoding flagellar basal body rod protein FlgF is translated as MDRMIYVSMTGAKHTLGQQAAMSHNLANANTTGYRAETSVLRAVPILGNTLATRAFVVDSSAGADFRPGTEQHTGRELDVAVQGSGWIAVQLEDGSEAYTRNGSLHISSNGILQTRNGLNIRGDGGPISIPPNTVVTIGRDGTVSTVPAGAGANEPSISSTIGRIKLVNPPEAQLTRGLDGLFRLAAGGEAEADVEVTLSSGALEGSNVNVVEALVDMISLSRQFEMHMKMLKNAEGNAQRASVLLSVNG